Below is a genomic region from Pedosphaera parvula Ellin514.
TTGGTTCACTCAATGCTTCATGAATTCGTAGTTCGCGGCGGGAGAGTGTTATACCCCGGGACCGAAATCGATTTTGACTTGGAGGGTTTCCTCACATCGCCAGAGTATCCGAGATCCGCTCAGGATGTTTCGTAGCCCTACCCAAAATTGCGTTACCGATTCCTACTCCGTTTTGTGGACCCGCTCAGAGTGGGGTATGAGGAAAGCACCAGCCCAGCAAAAAAGGCGGGCCATTTCGGCCCGCCTTTGATGCTGAAGTCTTCTTTTACTTCTTCAATTGAGGAGGCACCGGAGCGAATACCTTGAAATTCAACCCGTCGCTATTCGCGCTGGCTCCATACACGGTGAAGTAGAAATATTTCGAAATCTTATCGAATGTAGGTAGCAGGGAAGGGTCAATCCATTCCTTGATTTTTTCCGGATCACCCATTCCTGATGCAGCGACTAGTGGTGCCAGAGTACTGGATGCGGTGGCGGCTCCCAGATCCTTTTTCAAGGCTTCCAAACCGACGCGCATAGATTCGCTATCATTTGAATAGCCGAAAAGGCTTGTGCCGCTGCCGACCACCTTTTGGCTGGCATCACTCAGGCCGGGCGCGTCACGGAGGGACTTGCCTTCCTTTTCGCTGCTGCGCAAATATTCTTCGAGAATGGAAGTATCAGAAGTAATTGCCACATAGCCTCCGCTGGCGGCAAAACTGATGGTGCCCGGCTTCGCATCTTTCTGACCTGGAGTTGCTGGAGTGGATACTGAATAGACCTTGTGCCCTAGAAACTCACGTTCTTTGGGGCCATTCCCGGATTGCCCCATAAAAATACCTGTCGTAATCTTAAGAGCGGTCGCCAACTGTTCGGCGTTGGGGGAGCCTAAAAGGAACAGGGAAGGAGGATTGTTCAAGTCGGCAAGCGTCTCACCCTTTGGCAATTTTTGATAAGTAATGATGTCGTTTCCCAGATTCCCGAACAGGTTCTTTTTAATGTCGAAGTTGGGATCCTTGTCCTTGGCACCGCTGTCAGCAGTGCTGAGCAGAAAGTTCAACGTGTTCAACGCCTGGGGCGAGATATCATTCACAATTTTTTGAATTCCGGCCCAGGTCTTCTGGCCATCAATCCGCCAACGTTGAAACTTTACGGCATCCATGGGAATGAATGGAGGCGGCACTGTTTCTTTTGGCTCGCCCGCCAATATTTTAAAGATGCCCGAGCGACTGCTCTCAGGAACACCCAGGGAAATATTGAATTGAGCACCGTCATTCGCATAAAGATAGTTGAACGCAACCGTGTTCAGGCCGTTCAACCCGAGTGCTGCCACAACCTTTTCGGGTTTGAAATCCATGGGATTGCCGGTCGCCGAACCTGATTCTGTAGTGTCTGCCGAACCTGTGAATGAACTAATCAGTGCCTTGGCATTAATCCAACCGAATAACGGGGCCTCGCGAAAGAGGGAGGCGTTGGCGGCAAACGAAGCTGATTCACTCAAAGTTTTCACCGACGCACCAGACATACAGGCCAGCACTTTTTCGATCACTTTAGGTGAGTCTCCAAGGATCAGCATCGATTCAGCCTGGCCAATATAAACCTGCTTTTTGGAGTCCGATTTTTTCGCATCCCCGCCTTCTTTGGAATCCGAAGAAGTGGCAGTTGAATCGGCGGAGGACGAGCTCTTTCTTAGCGATTTCGGCAAGTCATTGCTGGAAAGGACCGCCACTGAAAACTCGATGTCACGAATTTTTTCCGTCTTGATACTTTTGCCGGAATCAACCCATTTCTTTTTCAGATCGGTCAGGTTGGTCTTGAGTTGATCGCTCTTATCCTTCGTATCGATTAGCAGCAACAACGCGGGTTCGGCACCATCCTTGCTTTTCCCATCCCAGCCATTTTGGGTTACGGCGAAAGTGAATTGTCCTTGCAGCAGGCCAGTATAATCGTCGAAGTGAATTCCCAAATCGCGTTCGAGCGGGGTGACATATTCGGATTTGAATTTCGAAACAAACTTGTCCTTGAAAGCCTGCACAGAAGGGTCATTCCAGAGCTGGCCTTGCGGCGAGTTTTTGTAAATGTCCTTTGCCTTGACGGTATCCGGAATGCTGAAAACAAACAGGGTGTCGTCCGGCAGAAGTTTTTCCGCAGGGAGAACAGTAGCGCCAACCCGAAGGGCCAAACACGCGACTGCAGTCAGTATAGGTATAAGCTTTTTCATGATTTAAATGAACCGCGTGTCGTAGGCACGCTCCTTGGTTAACAACAATATTTACGATTAGTTGCGCCCTTGAAGTCCCATGAGCCACTCATTCCAGCCTATTTGCTGGCTGTGATCGTCGGAGTCTGCCTACCCTTGCTGGGCGGCGGCAGATAACGATAGGGATTGCTCGGATTATCATTCGAATAGGCGTAGGCATCCCGGTGGTCCAGAAAGTATTTCACCGCTCCGATCGGGATGGCAAATCCAAGACCTTCGCCAAAGGTGATTTTCATGTTCGTAATCCCTACCACTTCGCCACGCATGTTGAAGAGAGGGCCACCACTGTTGCCCGGATTGATCTGGGCTGTGGTTTGCATATAAAGTTCGCCTTGCAATTCACGGGTCTTGGTGCTGACGATTCCTTCCGTGACTGTGCGTTCCAAACCGAGTGGACTGCCAATTGCGAAAACAGATTCACCCACTGCGAGGGCATCAGAATCACCCAACAGCACTTTGGAGAACTTCTGTGAGTCATTGTCTTCAATTTTGAGCAACGCCATGTCTTGAAACTTGTTCATCGCCAGGATTTTTACGTCCTTGTAAACCTTCCGCTCAAGCTGGCCATCCTTCTGATGGTAAACTTCAACCGAAATCTGGGTTTCGCCTTCAATGACATGGAAATTTGTAATCAGGTAGCCGTTCTCATTAATGATAAAGCCGGAGCCCAAACCGCCAGGGGTGCGAACCTGAACCACGGATTCACCAAGAGTGTTGACCAATTCCCTGACATCCTTGATCGGCAATTGGGTGTTCCCGTTTTGGTAATTGCCTGATTTACTTTCCACGGCAGCCAAAGTCGGTGCAGCGGGGCGACTTGCTGCTGTTTTGGATGGTGCAGGGGCGGGGGTTGGGGTGGTATCACTGGTAATCTTGGCCACTTGGTTACGTGGAATGACCAGGACGGTATAACCGATGTCCACTACCAGTCTCTTAGAAGATCAGCTAAAATTTTTCCTGAAACCGAGGCTTTATCCTAGAGTTGGATGACATCGGCCATGGAAGCATAGAGCCCCAACGCAAGCAGAGTCATCAAAACAACAGACTGTTTTAACATGGCATGACATTACCGGCGGTGGGCATCTTTGACAAGACGCGCTTGCATAAAGTTTTTATGTTGTCGTAACACAACACTATTCGCCAGCTTGACTGTTTGTTATGACATTAGCCCTTGCTTGAGTGATGAGTTCCAGAGCGGTTTGGTAGTCCTCTGGTGTGTTGATGTTTCGCAGTTGGTTCTTCCAGGTTCGTGGCGGGCGAATCGATCTTGCGTCCAAAGCTTTTGCGAGCTCCTGAAGGGATAACTGTTGTGCCTCGATTTGCCGGGCAACCAAGGGGAGGCAAACTTCCCTTCGAAGGAGCAGGGGAAATCCTGCAAAACCGCCATGATCCACGAAGAGAGCTTTTTGTGAGGATTTCAACATTCGACACAGTTTCATCAATATTTCGGAAGAGAGGAATGGCATGTCACAAGCAACGAAAAGCAAAATGTCAGCTTTGCTGCTTTGTAAACCTGTGTAAATACCGCCTAGAGGTCCACAACGGGGAACAATATCCCGTCGGATAATGCGGACTGGCATGCCTGACTGCTTTCCAACTGCACGAATATGCTCCAACATCGTGAGCCTACCCAGTTTGAGTCTGCTCTTATCCCGGCCCATGCGAGAACTCAGTCCTCCGGCTAAAATGCAAATCTCGGCAACCTCTTTAGTGGTAGCATGTTGTGAATTAATTGTTGAGGTTTTAGCCACGGATTCCCTAGCTTATGCTGACTGTTGTTCCTCGTAAATACGTGAATTTATGACTTTTTAAGCCAAATCATCGCGACGAAAAGTGGGGTAACTCTGGTAAAATCCTCGATTTAGGCCTAAAATAACAGTTGCCAGTTCGGGTGATTTTGGTATTTTGCTCAGCCCTTTTCGTGGGACTTAGCAATTTGTCGCGCAAGTGGGAACGGTCTTAAAAATACCTGTGCTCGTGTGAGCGTGGGTGACCACAACAACACTCAAGTCAATCCCGTGTTCCGCGGGATGGTTCGCTGAAAATGGCGGACTTGTAACAAAAGGAAATATTGTGAGTATTAATGTCGGTGTAAAAGAATTATTGGAAGCAGGCGTTCACTTTGGTCACCAGACCAAGCGCTGGAATCCCAAGATGAAACCTTTCATCTTCGATGCTCGTAACGGGATTCATATCATTGACCTCAGCAAGACACTCGCCGGCCTCCAAGCCGCCTGTGATTTTCTAACCACCACTGTCAGCAAGGGCGGTCGCGTGCTGTTCGTAGGCACCAAGAAGCAAGCCCAGGAAGCCGTCAAGGAAACCGCGAAGGAATGCGGCCAGTTCTTTGTAACGGAACGCTGGCTCGGTGGTACCCTCACCAATTTCCAGACGGTCAAGAAGTCGATCGCCCGGATGAAGCAGATTGAGAAGATGGAAACTGATGGCGGCATCAATCAGTACGTCAAGCAGGAGCAATCAGCCATTCGCCGCGAACATGCCCGTCAATTCAAGTATTTTGATGGTATCCGCTCGATGGACAAGTATCCAGCCGCGATGTTCCTTGTCGATATCAAGCGCGAACACAACGCTGTGGCTGAAGCCCGTCGCTTGAACATTCCGGTTGTCGCTCTCGTTGACACCAATTGCGATCCTGATCTCGTGGATTTTCCGATCGCTGGCAACGATGACGCTATTCGCTCTGTGCGCATGGTTTTGAATACAGTTGGCCAGGTCATCACCCAGGCCCAGGCTGAATACGAAGCCAAGCACGCCCGTCGCAAGACTGTGGAGCCAGCTGAAGCTGCTCCTGCTGCCCCGGAGCAGACCATCGGCGCTCAGGCTTAAACTTATCGGTGGAACGCGGTTCAGGCCGATGGGTCGTACCGCGTTCCTTCTTTTTAACTCTCAAGAAAAAGGAATTTATTATGGCTGAAATTACTGCTGCCTCTGTAGGCAAATTACGGGAAATGACCAACGCTGGTCTGATGGATTGCAAAAAGGCTTTGTCCGAAGCTGCTGGTGACATGGAAAAAGCCGTGGACATTCTTCGCAAGAAGGGCGCTGCTTCCGCTGCCAAAAAGGCTTCCCGCGAAGCGAATGAAGGCGTTATTGCCCAAAGCATCGCACCGGGAGCAAAAGCTGGCATTTTGGTTGAAATCAACTGCGAAACCGATTTCGTGGCCCGCAACGAAGGCTTCCGCGCTTTCTGCGATGAAGTGGCCAAGACCTTGTTGAACAATCCGAAGACTGATTTGGAAGCCATGCGCACCGCGCAGGTGGCCAAGATTGGTGAAAACATCCAGATCGCGCGCCATCACCGCCTGGAAGTCAGCGGCAACGGCATGGTTGCGGCTTATATCCATACCGGCGCCAAAGTTGGAGTATTGGTTGAAGTCGGTGCCGGCAAGGAATCCACCGTGGCCAACGAGGAATTCAAACAGCTTGTCCGCGACATTACTTTGCAGATCGCGGCCGGTAGCCCGGGCGTTGTTTCTCGTGAGCACGTTCCGGCGGACGTGATTGCCAAGGAACGCGAGATTGCTTCTCAGTCGGATCGTCTGAAAGGCAAGCCGGCGGCTGCGTTGGAAAAAATTCTCCAAGGCGTCCTGGATAAGTTTTATCAGGGGTACTGCCTGGTTGATCAGGGATTCGTGAAGCGGAACTCGGAAGTCACGGTCAGGGAACATGTCGCTTCTGTATCCAAGCAATTGGGTGACGAAATTACCGTTCGTGGTTTCGTGCGTTTCCAGGTTGGCGAAGCTCCAGCTGCTTAAGCAATCATTACATCATTTCAAAGGCGTCCTTACGGACGCCTTTTTTGTCGTACGATGTTAATCTTAAAAGGAAAGCATTCCGTTTAAATTCGCGCTGAAACATCAGAATGGCTCCACCTTGAAGACCGGCATATCAATTGACGGTTTTGTCTGTCACTGTTAAAAACACAGCGCGATTTCGCGGTAGCAGCATTATTTGGCCCATGAAAAAATCCTTAAAACCCAGGTACCGACGTATTCTGTTGAAGCTCAGTGGTGAAGCGCTGGGCGGTCAGGCAGGTCTAGGTATTTCACCCGAAGCAGTCCACGATATGGCCCAGCAGATTCGCGAAGTGCGCGAATTGGGAGTCGAGGTTGTGATCGTGATCGGTGGCGGAAATATTTTCCGTGGTCTGGCCGGAAGCGAACGCGGCATTGAACGCGCCACCGGTGACTATATGGGCATGCTTGCCACCGTTATCAATTCACTGGCTCTGCAGGATGCCCTTGAAAAACTGGGTGTTGCCACCCGGGTGCAAACCGCCATTACCATGGCACAGGTGGCCGAGACCTTCATTCGTCGTCGCGCCGTTCGTCACCTGGAAAAGGGGAGGGTGGTTATCTTTGGTGGCGGCACGGGGAACCCTTATTTTTCAACCGATACCGCCGCGGCTCTTCGCGCAAATGAAATCGGCGCTGAAGTTATTTTGAAGGCGACCAAAGTTGATGGCATCTATGACAGTGATCCGAAGAAGAACTCCAAAGCCAAACGCTTCAATCAAATCAGCTATTTGGATGCACTCCAAAAGCAATTGAAGGTGATGGACTCAACCGCATTTTCTCTGTGCATGGACAATAAAATGCCGATCGTTGTTTTCGATTTCTTCCGTCCGCATAATCTCAAACGCGTGGTATTGGGCGAGAACGTTGGAACGCTGGTTACCTCGTAATTTGGGCTGAGCGAAACTTTCCGGGTTTTGGATAAAGAAGCGCTGTCAAACCGCGCTTCTTTTTCTTTTATAATGACGCACCCGGCCTATTGCAAATTTTGTCATCCCAGCCGATTGATTATTTATGACCTTCTCATCACGAGAGGATGCCGGGAGGCAATTGGCAGAAGACCTTGTGCAGCGCGACTTGCAGGTGGATCTAATTGTGGGTTTGCCGCGCGGAGGTGTTGTGGTGGCAGCCGAAGTCGCCCATGCCCTTCACAAACCGCTTGATGTGCTGGTGGTTCGAAAGATTGGTCACCCCCGCCATCGTGAATATGGAATTGGAGCTATCGCCGAAGGTGGTGTGGTGCTGTTGCATCAGGACGCCATCCGTGAAAGTTTCGTCAGCAAAGACGAACTGGACGAAGTCATTGCCGAAGAAAATCAGACACTTGCCAATTACCGGGCCCGCTTTCATGAAGCATCCTTGTACGTCAAGGGAAAGCGCGTGATCCTGGTGGATGACGGTATCGCCACCGGTGCCACCACCGAGGTCGCCGTCAAAGCCGCCCGAAAACTGGGTGCAACTAGCATAATCGTTGCCGCCCCTGTCGCATCCACCAGCGCCTACCATCACCTGTCCCGGGTTGCTGACGAGGTGATTGCACTCCTAATTGACCCGGGTTTTATGGCGGTTGGCCAATACTACGACGAATTCGATCAAACCACTGACGAAGAAGTCATCGCGCTTCTCCATGCCCCGACCGTTTAACTAACCTTTTACTTGCACTCCCGTTGATCCAGTTTGAAACTGGTTCAAAAGACGCTCATGCCTGAACTGCCCGAAGTCGAGATCCTAGTCCGCCATTTGGCGCCACTCATCACAAACAAGAAGATCACCGACGTCGAAATCCGCCGTTCCAAGGTTCTCGCGCCGACCACCGCATCAGACCTGGAAGAGGCCCTGACAGGTGCCAGGTTCACTCATTTGTCCCGACGTGGTAAATATCTCTTGTTTTTCCTCAAATCACCCCGCATGCAGTGTCCATTACAGCTTTTAGGGCACCTCGGCATGACTGGTCGCATGTACCTGCTGCCAAAAAATGCTGGCTTGCCGAAACATGCCGCCGTCATCCTCGGACTCGGACGTGAAAGGTTCGTGTTTGAAGACACGCGCTATTTTGGCCGATTTACCCTCGATACTCGCAGCCTTGCGGCCCTCGGTCCGGAACCTTGGAGTCCAGAATTCACCGACGAATACTTCCATCATGCCCTCAAACGCTCCACTCAACCCGTCAAAGTAAAGCTTTTGGACCAATCACTCGTCGCCGGAGTTGGAAATATTTACGCCAGTGAGGCTCTTTATCGGGCTGGTATTTCTCCCAAGCTATCCTCCAGGAAGATCAAACCCATTCAGGCAAAACACCTCCGCAAGGCGATTCAGGAGGTATTGGAACAAGCCATCCAGTGCGGAAGCACTCTTCCGCTCGATTTTGTGGGCATTGAAGGCAAAAACGGCCACTTCTATTACGGAAGTGCCGGAGACTCCTCCGAGTTTTATCAGGAAAGACTGCTCGTTTACGACCGTTTAGGCCAATCCTGCGGTAAATGTGGTGCCGGAATTAAGCGATTTGTGCAAGCCGCCCGCAGCACATTTTATTGTCCTCGTTGCCAGCGCGCATGAATCAGGGTAAAATCTGTTGACGCGTAGCCAATCGCTTTGTAAATTGCGCGTCCATTTTGGCATCCAAAGTAGCTCAATGGTAGAGCAATCGGCTGTTAACCGATCGGTTGTAGGTTCGAGTCCTACCTTTGGAGCCATTCTTCAAGTCGTTGAAAGTCAACGACAGCTCCCACTGTAGTCGCTCAAAATGGGCCAACTGTGTAGTAAAGTGAGAGGATACGTGGTTTTGGAGTCACAATTCGCGCCAACTCCGCACCCACTCTCCCATTACTCCCTAACACAGTTGCTTCGGCTTGGCTTACCCTCGAAAGGCTATGAGGTTGAAGCATCGCTACTGGCTCTACCAGCGAGAAGATGGCTGTTATTACCTGGAAGATACGCAGACCCG
It encodes:
- the rpsB gene encoding 30S ribosomal protein S2 translates to MSINVGVKELLEAGVHFGHQTKRWNPKMKPFIFDARNGIHIIDLSKTLAGLQAACDFLTTTVSKGGRVLFVGTKKQAQEAVKETAKECGQFFVTERWLGGTLTNFQTVKKSIARMKQIEKMETDGGINQYVKQEQSAIRREHARQFKYFDGIRSMDKYPAAMFLVDIKREHNAVAEARRLNIPVVALVDTNCDPDLVDFPIAGNDDAIRSVRMVLNTVGQVITQAQAEYEAKHARRKTVEPAEAAPAAPEQTIGAQA
- a CDS encoding S1C family serine protease, translated to MAKITSDTTPTPAPAPSKTAASRPAAPTLAAVESKSGNYQNGNTQLPIKDVRELVNTLGESVVQVRTPGGLGSGFIINENGYLITNFHVIEGETQISVEVYHQKDGQLERKVYKDVKILAMNKFQDMALLKIEDNDSQKFSKVLLGDSDALAVGESVFAIGSPLGLERTVTEGIVSTKTRELQGELYMQTTAQINPGNSGGPLFNMRGEVVGITNMKITFGEGLGFAIPIGAVKYFLDHRDAYAYSNDNPSNPYRYLPPPSKGRQTPTITASK
- a CDS encoding NTP transferase domain-containing protein, with the protein product MAKTSTINSQHATTKEVAEICILAGGLSSRMGRDKSRLKLGRLTMLEHIRAVGKQSGMPVRIIRRDIVPRCGPLGGIYTGLQSSKADILLFVACDMPFLSSEILMKLCRMLKSSQKALFVDHGGFAGFPLLLRREVCLPLVARQIEAQQLSLQELAKALDARSIRPPRTWKNQLRNINTPEDYQTALELITQARANVITNSQAGE
- the tsf gene encoding translation elongation factor Ts, with amino-acid sequence MAEITAASVGKLREMTNAGLMDCKKALSEAAGDMEKAVDILRKKGAASAAKKASREANEGVIAQSIAPGAKAGILVEINCETDFVARNEGFRAFCDEVAKTLLNNPKTDLEAMRTAQVAKIGENIQIARHHRLEVSGNGMVAAYIHTGAKVGVLVEVGAGKESTVANEEFKQLVRDITLQIAAGSPGVVSREHVPADVIAKEREIASQSDRLKGKPAAALEKILQGVLDKFYQGYCLVDQGFVKRNSEVTVREHVASVSKQLGDEITVRGFVRFQVGEAPAA
- the mutM gene encoding bifunctional DNA-formamidopyrimidine glycosylase/DNA-(apurinic or apyrimidinic site) lyase, giving the protein MPELPEVEILVRHLAPLITNKKITDVEIRRSKVLAPTTASDLEEALTGARFTHLSRRGKYLLFFLKSPRMQCPLQLLGHLGMTGRMYLLPKNAGLPKHAAVILGLGRERFVFEDTRYFGRFTLDTRSLAALGPEPWSPEFTDEYFHHALKRSTQPVKVKLLDQSLVAGVGNIYASEALYRAGISPKLSSRKIKPIQAKHLRKAIQEVLEQAIQCGSTLPLDFVGIEGKNGHFYYGSAGDSSEFYQERLLVYDRLGQSCGKCGAGIKRFVQAARSTFYCPRCQRA
- the pyrH gene encoding UMP kinase gives rise to the protein MKKSLKPRYRRILLKLSGEALGGQAGLGISPEAVHDMAQQIREVRELGVEVVIVIGGGNIFRGLAGSERGIERATGDYMGMLATVINSLALQDALEKLGVATRVQTAITMAQVAETFIRRRAVRHLEKGRVVIFGGGTGNPYFSTDTAAALRANEIGAEVILKATKVDGIYDSDPKKNSKAKRFNQISYLDALQKQLKVMDSTAFSLCMDNKMPIVVFDFFRPHNLKRVVLGENVGTLVTS
- a CDS encoding phosphoribosyltransferase, giving the protein MTFSSREDAGRQLAEDLVQRDLQVDLIVGLPRGGVVVAAEVAHALHKPLDVLVVRKIGHPRHREYGIGAIAEGGVVLLHQDAIRESFVSKDELDEVIAEENQTLANYRARFHEASLYVKGKRVILVDDGIATGATTEVAVKAARKLGATSIIVAAPVASTSAYHHLSRVADEVIALLIDPGFMAVGQYYDEFDQTTDEEVIALLHAPTV